One genomic window of Methanosarcina acetivorans C2A includes the following:
- a CDS encoding right-handed parallel beta-helix repeat-containing protein, translating into MLSSGIGTATEIIVQPGESIQDAVNNTVPGDEVVVSPGSYTDNLRITTGDLIIRSASGNPEDTTIIANSQSEDVFYVEANNVTITGFGINGAGTDRAGVYLVRSGNCIIENNRLANDTLGIYLKQSNYNLILNNTAVDGKRAINIERSNYNRASGNTISNQRFGIYLLVSEGNTLSDNTISMSADHGIVLESSSNTSLENNIVSSNGDYGIYLASSSNCNLTGNTADSNIIYGIYLKDSSSNNLVNNTALNNSRGIFLLRTRESMLSGNLASNNGRGIQITSAGNNDVLENSVSDNFYSGISFLNSTNCNVSENILANNTIGIDLAFSSNSTVLNNTMQNGGRGLNLEDSNYNTLLNNNAVKNRYGAYLLRSGWNVLSNNDVSESEDHGIVLENSSNYNDLTGNLASYNRAYGIYLGDSSNNNLNSNEASGNNRGVFLTKSNRNTLLNNTVLDNSEYAILLTYSSENNISENDASNSNRGIHLSTSSDNTISGNNIVSNGVSGLYMTSTSNNNTVFNNYLNNNVNANIKPGSFGNVWNTTKTAGTNIAGGPYIGGNLWAKPDGTGFSQTATDADGDGIADGVYNIGTSGYTDYLPLVTASIPGQPTTPVDVTDNQTESLDNQTESLDNQTESLDNQTESMDNQTESTDNQTEISTDNQTESMDDQM; encoded by the coding sequence ATGTTAAGCTCGGGTATAGGAACTGCAACTGAGATTATTGTCCAGCCAGGAGAATCAATACAGGACGCAGTTAATAATACTGTTCCGGGGGATGAGGTTGTCGTGAGTCCCGGAAGTTATACTGATAATCTCAGGATAACAACTGGGGACCTGATAATAAGGTCAGCTTCCGGGAACCCCGAAGATACTACAATTATAGCGAACAGTCAATCTGAGGATGTATTTTATGTCGAAGCAAATAACGTAACAATTACAGGGTTCGGCATTAATGGTGCCGGAACAGACCGTGCAGGGGTTTACCTTGTAAGGTCCGGCAACTGTATCATCGAAAATAACAGGTTAGCAAATGACACCCTGGGAATATACCTTAAACAGTCAAATTATAACCTTATACTCAACAATACGGCAGTAGATGGTAAGAGAGCAATTAATATCGAGAGATCAAACTATAACAGGGCTTCAGGAAACACAATTTCGAATCAGAGGTTTGGAATATATTTGCTTGTCTCTGAAGGGAATACGCTCTCGGATAACACAATAAGTATGAGCGCCGACCACGGTATTGTCCTGGAAAGCTCCAGTAACACCAGCCTTGAAAACAACATTGTAAGTTCAAATGGAGATTATGGTATTTACCTTGCGAGTTCAAGTAACTGCAACCTGACCGGCAATACGGCAGATTCCAATATAATCTATGGCATCTATCTGAAGGATTCCAGTAGTAACAACCTGGTAAACAACACAGCATTAAACAACAGTAGAGGTATTTTCCTGTTAAGGACAAGGGAAAGTATGCTATCGGGGAATCTGGCTTCAAATAATGGAAGAGGTATTCAGATCACATCTGCAGGAAACAACGATGTCTTAGAAAATTCGGTTTCGGATAATTTCTACTCCGGAATTTCATTCCTGAACTCTACTAACTGTAATGTAAGCGAGAACATACTGGCGAACAACACAATTGGAATAGACCTGGCTTTTTCCAGCAACAGTACCGTTCTTAATAACACTATGCAGAACGGAGGAAGAGGACTTAACCTGGAGGATTCCAATTACAATACGCTTTTAAACAACAATGCTGTGAAAAACAGGTACGGAGCTTACCTGCTGCGCTCGGGATGGAATGTCCTCTCGAACAACGATGTGAGTGAAAGCGAGGATCATGGCATTGTCCTGGAAAACTCAAGCAATTATAATGACCTGACCGGCAACTTAGCAAGCTATAATCGCGCTTACGGGATCTACCTCGGAGATTCGAGTAACAATAACTTAAATAGCAACGAAGCTTCCGGCAATAATAGGGGAGTTTTCCTTACAAAATCAAACAGGAACACGCTTTTGAACAATACTGTTCTGGACAACAGCGAATACGCAATACTGCTGACTTACTCCTCAGAAAACAACATCTCGGAAAATGACGCTTCCAACAGCAACCGGGGCATCCACCTGAGCACTTCCAGTGATAATACGATTTCAGGCAATAATATTGTTTCAAACGGTGTTTCAGGCCTTTATATGACTTCTACAAGCAACAACAATACAGTGTTTAATAACTACCTGAACAACAACGTTAACGCAAATATTAAACCTGGAAGCTTTGGAAATGTCTGGAACACAACAAAAACCGCAGGTACGAATATTGCGGGTGGACCCTACATAGGAGGAAACCTCTGGGCAAAACCTGATGGTACCGGCTTTTCCCAGACTGCAACGGATGCGGATGGAGACGGCATTGCAGACGGAGTGTACAATATCGGAACCAGTGGCTATACGGATTACCTCCCGCTTGTAACTGCCTCTATACCAGGGCAACCCACAACTCCTGTAGATGTAACAGACAACCAAACGGAATCTCTGGATAACCAAACGGAATCTCTGGATAACCAAACGGAATCTCTGGATAACCAAACGGAGTCTATGGATAACCAAACGGAGTCTACGGATAACCAAACGGAAATATCCACAGATAACCAAACGGAATCCATGGATGACCAAATGTAA
- a CDS encoding (Fe-S)-binding protein: MTNAMELYQMLPKTNCKKCGKTSCMAFAVALMAHELTPEDCPPLKEEPKYKENYEKISGLFKPSEGATETGLIVHEDLCFGCGNCVVACPPNVANDPYGVGSGNAPTNPNKLVLTVEDGVVKAQNLGECRRFGKNKILCNGCIVTCPVEAIEFV, encoded by the coding sequence ATGACAAATGCAATGGAACTCTATCAGATGCTTCCAAAGACTAACTGCAAAAAATGTGGAAAGACCTCCTGTATGGCGTTTGCAGTTGCCCTTATGGCTCATGAGCTGACGCCTGAGGACTGCCCGCCCCTGAAAGAAGAACCCAAATATAAAGAAAACTACGAAAAGATCAGCGGCCTTTTCAAGCCGTCGGAAGGAGCAACCGAAACAGGGCTCATAGTGCATGAAGACCTCTGTTTCGGTTGCGGAAACTGCGTCGTTGCCTGCCCTCCTAATGTAGCAAACGATCCTTATGGGGTAGGTTCTGGAAATGCCCCTACGAATCCTAACAAGCTGGTCCTGACCGTAGAAGACGGCGTTGTAAAAGCCCAGAACCTTGGGGAGTGCCGCAGATTCGGGAAGAATAAGATCCTCTGTAACGGCTGTATAGTAACCTGCCCTGTAGAGGCAATCGAGTTTGTGTGA
- a CDS encoding protoglobin domain-containing protein codes for MSVEKIPGYTYGETENRAPFNLEDLKLLKEAVMFTAEDEEYIQKAGEVLEDQVEEILDTWYGFVGSHPHLLYYFTSPDGTPNEKYLAAVRKRFSRWILDTCNRSYDQAWLDYQYEIGLRHHRTKKNQTDNVESVPNIGYRYLVAFIYPITATMKPFLARKGHTPEEVEKMYQAWFKATTLQVALWSYPYVKYGDF; via the coding sequence GTGTCTGTGGAAAAAATTCCGGGTTACACCTATGGAGAAACCGAAAACAGGGCTCCTTTCAACCTGGAAGACCTGAAACTTTTAAAAGAAGCCGTAATGTTTACAGCAGAGGATGAAGAGTACATCCAGAAAGCCGGAGAAGTGCTGGAAGACCAGGTCGAGGAGATCCTTGATACCTGGTACGGATTTGTGGGCTCACATCCGCATTTACTGTATTATTTTACCAGTCCGGACGGCACTCCTAATGAAAAATACCTTGCTGCTGTTCGAAAACGATTCTCCAGATGGATTCTTGATACCTGCAATCGCAGCTATGACCAGGCATGGCTGGACTATCAATATGAGATTGGGCTGCGACATCACCGAACCAAGAAGAACCAGACCGATAATGTAGAGTCTGTTCCAAACATTGGCTACCGCTACCTTGTAGCTTTTATCTACCCAATAACAGCAACGATGAAACCTTTCCTCGCCAGGAAGGGCCATACTCCCGAGGAAGTCGAAAAGATGTATCAGGCCTGGTTTAAAGCAACTACACTCCAGGTAGCTTTATGGAGCTACCCATATGTGAAATATGGTGATTTCTGA
- a CDS encoding ZIP family metal transporter, whose amino-acid sequence MYIRGVGDIIYFLQQLHPLEQALLAGIFTWGMTALGAASVFFTREVSRKVLDSMLGFTAGVMIAASYWSLLAPAIEMSEGRSIPAWLPAVLGFLLGGLFLRGIDKILPHLQFGSATEAAEGLKTSWRRNTLLVLAVTLHNIPEGLAVGVAFGAAASGYMYSLPAAIALTTGIGIQNFPEGLVVSVPLRREGMSCFKSFNYGQASAIVEPIASVIGVAAVMLVRPILPYALAFAAGAMIFVVVEEIIPESQHGGNAPLATIGTMIGFSVMMVLDVAFG is encoded by the coding sequence ATGTACATAAGAGGGGTTGGAGATATTATTTATTTTTTGCAGCAGTTACACCCACTGGAACAGGCACTGCTTGCAGGAATTTTCACATGGGGAATGACTGCGCTCGGAGCAGCATCTGTATTTTTTACCAGGGAGGTTAGCAGGAAAGTACTTGATTCGATGCTGGGTTTTACAGCCGGTGTAATGATCGCTGCTAGCTACTGGTCCCTGCTCGCTCCAGCTATTGAAATGTCGGAAGGCAGGAGTATTCCGGCATGGCTTCCTGCCGTACTGGGCTTCCTCCTGGGAGGTCTTTTCCTCAGAGGGATAGACAAAATACTTCCTCACCTTCAATTTGGCTCTGCGACTGAAGCTGCCGAAGGCCTAAAAACCTCCTGGAGGCGAAACACCCTGCTGGTTCTTGCCGTAACACTGCACAATATCCCTGAAGGACTTGCCGTCGGGGTTGCCTTTGGAGCTGCAGCTTCAGGATACATGTATAGCCTTCCGGCAGCCATTGCCCTGACTACAGGGATCGGGATCCAGAATTTTCCGGAAGGGCTTGTGGTTTCCGTTCCTCTTCGGCGTGAAGGCATGTCCTGTTTTAAAAGCTTCAACTACGGCCAGGCTTCCGCAATAGTCGAACCTATTGCAAGTGTGATCGGGGTCGCAGCAGTTATGCTTGTACGGCCTATCCTGCCATATGCTCTTGCCTTTGCCGCAGGCGCCATGATCTTTGTTGTGGTTGAAGAAATTATTCCCGAGTCCCAGCACGGAGGGAATGCTCCCCTTGCAACAATAGGTACAATGATAGGCTTCTCGGTAATGATGGTCCTTGACGTGGCTTTTGGCTAA
- a CDS encoding carboxymuconolactone decarboxylase family protein gives MTDKTEMNERMKEMAGELPGVMNAMMGLHSEVVKDGALSARTKELMMVGIAVALRCEPCLWKHVPEAVNLGANRKEIMEAVSTAIVMGGGPSVAYGSTVVLKILDEMNV, from the coding sequence TTGACAGATAAAACAGAGATGAACGAAAGGATGAAAGAAATGGCCGGGGAACTCCCGGGAGTGATGAACGCTATGATGGGACTTCATTCAGAAGTCGTCAAAGACGGAGCTTTAAGTGCCCGGACAAAAGAGCTGATGATGGTGGGGATTGCAGTTGCCCTGCGCTGTGAGCCCTGCCTCTGGAAGCATGTTCCCGAAGCCGTAAACCTTGGAGCAAACAGGAAAGAGATCATGGAGGCGGTCAGCACTGCAATAGTGATGGGAGGAGGGCCTTCAGTAGCTTACGGGTCAACGGTTGTTCTCAAAATTCTTGATGAAATGAATGTTTGA
- the dps gene encoding DNA protection during starvation protein — MAKVAREVVEKAGVDIEKLLELLIKNASAELTTYYYYTILRFNLIGLEGEGIKEIAETARVEDRNHFEALVPRIYELGGKLPRNMNDFHDISACSPAYLPEDPTDIRAMLQVLVDAERCAVRGYTEICNLTAGKDHRTYDLSQAILNEEIEHESWFSEFLGEGPSGHFLRRGDTSPFVSKFLR, encoded by the coding sequence GTGGCAAAAGTGGCAAGAGAAGTTGTAGAGAAAGCAGGAGTTGACATTGAAAAACTGCTAGAACTTTTGATCAAAAATGCTTCTGCTGAACTCACAACTTACTACTACTATACCATACTGAGGTTTAATTTAATCGGCTTGGAGGGGGAAGGGATAAAAGAGATTGCCGAAACGGCCCGGGTCGAAGACCGGAACCACTTTGAAGCTCTTGTACCCAGGATTTACGAACTGGGCGGAAAACTTCCCAGAAACATGAATGACTTCCACGATATTTCCGCCTGCTCGCCGGCATATCTTCCGGAAGATCCGACAGACATCCGGGCGATGCTGCAAGTGCTTGTTGACGCAGAAAGATGTGCAGTGCGCGGATACACCGAAATCTGCAACTTAACTGCCGGTAAAGACCACCGCACCTATGACCTGTCCCAGGCAATCCTTAACGAAGAAATCGAACATGAGTCATGGTTCTCCGAATTCCTCGGAGAAGGGCCTTCCGGACACTTCCTGCGCAGAGGCGATACTTCTCCTTTTGTCTCCAAGTTTTTGAGATAA
- a CDS encoding formylmethanofuran dehydrogenase subunit B: MEKNYYVCTGCGMLCDDIEVEAEKNIVNKVYTACRVGVAHMKEGTDNAVFRVGDKPVDEATAVSEAVAILKNAKNPLIFGLGTSSNEAQKLAIELAKKTSATLDDPSSFRLGSLVEALLQNRFKTCTLDDVRNKADVTIYWGTNPSDSHPRHLSKHSYFPRGKEKQRGWEEERTAIAIDVRKSHTAKICGNYFFEIPPGGDAEFIDALIAALSGKLPKTSYNFPPKRILELANILKGAKFGVVFVGLGLVYSLENLEPLFRLMDALNEKANFHLIPMVGYSNTRGFNENLFEETGYVNSVKFEDGAVKHGPEYSIVESLKAKTVDAALIIGYDPFSSLPRSIAKNLLEIPVISLNPFETLTSRNAKVYINTAVGGVESGGTATRMDGVKVDFKPVVETKRLSDEAVLKKIMEAL; encoded by the coding sequence ATGGAGAAAAATTACTACGTATGCACAGGCTGTGGAATGCTCTGCGACGATATCGAGGTCGAGGCTGAAAAGAACATCGTAAACAAAGTATATACAGCCTGCAGGGTTGGGGTAGCCCACATGAAAGAAGGCACGGATAATGCAGTTTTCCGTGTTGGCGATAAGCCTGTTGATGAAGCTACTGCTGTAAGCGAGGCTGTAGCTATCCTGAAGAATGCAAAAAACCCCCTGATTTTCGGGCTTGGGACCTCCAGTAATGAAGCGCAGAAACTTGCAATCGAGCTTGCAAAAAAAACCAGTGCAACTCTTGATGATCCTTCTTCATTCCGTCTGGGGAGTTTGGTTGAAGCCCTCCTTCAAAACAGGTTCAAGACCTGTACGCTTGACGATGTGAGGAATAAAGCCGATGTTACTATTTACTGGGGGACGAACCCCTCGGACTCTCACCCCCGCCACCTTTCGAAACATTCCTATTTCCCCAGAGGCAAGGAAAAACAGCGGGGCTGGGAAGAAGAAAGAACTGCAATTGCAATAGATGTCCGGAAGTCCCATACTGCAAAGATCTGCGGAAACTATTTCTTCGAGATCCCTCCAGGGGGAGATGCCGAGTTCATCGATGCCCTGATTGCAGCCCTTTCCGGAAAGCTTCCGAAAACCTCCTACAACTTCCCCCCAAAAAGAATCCTTGAACTGGCAAACATCCTTAAGGGGGCAAAGTTCGGAGTGGTCTTTGTGGGGCTTGGTTTGGTTTACTCCCTGGAAAACCTGGAACCTCTTTTCCGGCTCATGGATGCCCTGAACGAAAAAGCAAATTTCCACCTGATCCCCATGGTGGGATACTCCAACACACGGGGCTTTAATGAAAACCTCTTTGAAGAAACAGGGTACGTAAACAGTGTAAAGTTTGAAGACGGTGCCGTAAAGCACGGACCCGAATATTCGATCGTTGAATCTCTGAAAGCAAAAACCGTGGATGCAGCCCTTATAATCGGTTATGATCCGTTTTCAAGCCTCCCCAGGTCTATTGCAAAGAACCTGCTTGAAATTCCCGTCATCTCGCTAAACCCCTTCGAAACCCTGACTTCCAGAAACGCAAAAGTCTATATTAATACTGCAGTCGGCGGAGTTGAGTCAGGAGGGACTGCCACACGTATGGACGGGGTAAAGGTAGACTTCAAACCTGTTGTTGAAACAAAGCGGCTCTCGGATGAAGCTGTTCTCAAAAAGATAATGGAGGCTCTCTGA
- a CDS encoding NosD domain-containing protein has product MDSADPGDEIIVAPGTYTENIFINKDDLEIRSSGEPEDTKIVADNSSTYVIKIQNVDHVTIQGLTVSGGLHGIVLENSKDSILENNVVYSNLLFGIYLSNSNNTKLESNKMYNNTNGINLVFSSGNLISDNTVSNDILGSSTHNIFLNNSHNNDLQRNTVSKGDYGIAMRYSDNNNLTSNSASGNNRGIYLTLKSSTNTLSDNQVNSNLMSGIILDNAGSGNNLINNTVRLNNGNGIWLANSNNNYLSINNASQNSKGIYLQSSASENTLSGNIVNSNTGSGIMLENAGNNNKLIGNTVNSNTHYGFYLVNSSNNFLLDNVVSSGEKGINVLSSSGITISNNTLSDTTKEGIALSLSNNNNLSRNTASKNSFGIYLNSSDSNDISSNIITSCINFSIGMCAASNDNLIFDNYFNSKNNARIKNPSNTWYITKTAGTSIAGGPYIGGNFWGKPDGSGHSQIYGDTDGDGITDEDGVIKEFTTENVIDRFPLVAVAPPVVPVANFSTNVSSGYAPLAVQFTDLSEDATGRSWDFGDGNNSSEQNPIHSYSMVGSYTVNLTVSNPNGTDSKTAVITVLEEGGDEDNETEILPVANFTVDKTGGYYPLTVLFTDTSQNATGRSWDINGDGVEDSNETSFSYTYTSRGTYTAKLTAINANGTDIKTTTITVEKKSSGGSSGGGGGGGSPEASSNVEVKELSQVFITNDKAIKFNFAKNATCVVYVGFDAKKTAGKTTTIAEQLKNQSTLVSGTPSDKVYKFFNIWVGNSGYATSKNIENPVIGFKVEKAWVQDEKIDQSSIILNRYSNKTWEQLPASLSGEDNKYLYFTAETPGFSSFAITGKASASQEETAAEIQSEDESENSEENTGDTGSEVEQETEQEEGMGMPGFEMLYGVAGLLTLFLYKKK; this is encoded by the coding sequence GTGGACAGTGCGGATCCAGGTGATGAAATTATCGTCGCACCCGGAACTTATACTGAAAACATCTTCATAAACAAAGATGACCTGGAAATCAGATCTTCCGGGGAGCCTGAGGACACGAAAATTGTTGCGGACAACTCGTCTACATACGTGATCAAAATACAGAATGTGGATCACGTAACAATTCAGGGACTTACTGTTTCTGGAGGACTCCACGGTATAGTTCTGGAAAATTCAAAAGACAGCATTTTAGAAAATAATGTGGTATATTCAAACCTGCTTTTCGGTATCTATCTGTCAAATTCAAATAATACCAAGCTGGAAAGCAATAAGATGTACAACAATACCAATGGAATCAACTTGGTATTTTCTTCAGGGAATCTAATTTCGGACAACACGGTTTCTAATGACATCCTGGGTTCGAGCACTCATAACATTTTCCTGAATAATTCTCACAACAATGATCTTCAAAGAAATACAGTTTCAAAAGGCGACTATGGAATCGCCATGCGGTATTCCGACAACAACAACCTTACAAGCAATAGTGCTTCTGGAAATAACAGAGGCATTTACCTGACCTTAAAGTCCAGTACAAACACACTTTCAGACAACCAGGTAAATTCGAATTTAATGAGCGGCATAATTCTGGACAATGCCGGTAGCGGCAACAACCTTATCAACAATACTGTCAGGTTGAACAATGGTAATGGCATCTGGCTTGCAAATTCCAACAACAATTACCTGAGCATTAACAATGCATCTCAAAACAGCAAAGGAATATATCTACAGTCCTCTGCCAGTGAAAATACACTTTCAGGCAATATTGTGAATTCAAACACTGGGAGTGGGATTATGCTTGAAAACGCTGGCAATAATAACAAACTCATCGGCAACACTGTAAATTCTAACACTCATTATGGGTTCTACCTGGTGAATTCCAGCAATAATTTCCTGCTCGATAATGTAGTTTCGAGCGGTGAGAAAGGCATCAACGTCCTTAGTTCAAGTGGGATCACTATTTCTAACAATACGCTCTCGGATACTACCAAAGAGGGGATAGCACTCTCACTTTCCAACAACAATAACCTTTCAAGAAATACGGCTTCTAAAAACAGCTTTGGAATTTATTTGAACTCTTCTGATAGCAACGATATCTCAAGCAATATCATAACCTCGTGCATTAACTTCAGTATCGGTATGTGTGCCGCCAGTAATGATAACCTAATTTTTGACAACTACTTTAATAGCAAAAACAATGCAAGGATAAAAAATCCTTCAAACACCTGGTACATAACCAAGACTGCAGGCACAAGTATTGCTGGCGGGCCATACATTGGAGGAAACTTCTGGGGAAAACCTGATGGAAGCGGACACTCTCAAATTTACGGTGACACAGATGGGGACGGTATTACAGATGAGGATGGTGTTATTAAAGAATTTACCACAGAAAACGTTATAGACCGCTTCCCGCTTGTAGCTGTTGCTCCACCTGTAGTTCCTGTTGCAAACTTCAGTACCAACGTTAGCAGCGGATATGCGCCTCTTGCAGTCCAGTTTACCGACCTTTCAGAGGATGCAACAGGAAGGAGCTGGGACTTTGGAGATGGGAACAATTCAAGTGAGCAGAATCCAATCCATTCTTATTCAATGGTAGGAAGCTATACTGTTAACCTGACAGTAAGCAACCCGAACGGCACGGATTCAAAAACTGCGGTTATAACCGTGCTGGAAGAGGGAGGAGATGAAGATAATGAAACTGAAATTCTTCCCGTAGCAAATTTCACAGTGGATAAGACCGGCGGTTATTATCCCCTTACAGTCCTCTTTACTGACACTTCACAGAATGCAACAGGAAGGAGCTGGGACATTAATGGTGACGGAGTCGAGGACTCGAATGAGACAAGCTTCTCTTACACATACACTTCCAGAGGGACTTACACAGCTAAACTGACCGCAATCAATGCAAACGGCACGGATATAAAAACTACCACAATAACTGTGGAAAAGAAGAGCAGTGGTGGAAGCAGTGGTGGTGGCGGTGGAGGGGGATCTCCCGAAGCTTCAAGTAACGTTGAAGTAAAGGAACTTTCCCAGGTCTTCATCACGAACGACAAGGCTATAAAGTTTAATTTTGCGAAGAATGCAACCTGTGTTGTATATGTGGGCTTTGATGCAAAGAAGACCGCAGGTAAAACCACAACCATTGCTGAGCAGTTAAAAAATCAATCTACCCTTGTCTCAGGAACGCCTTCGGATAAGGTCTATAAGTTCTTTAACATCTGGGTTGGAAACAGCGGGTATGCAACCTCAAAGAACATCGAAAACCCTGTAATCGGTTTCAAGGTTGAAAAGGCCTGGGTCCAGGATGAAAAGATCGACCAGTCTTCCATTATCCTGAACAGATACAGCAACAAAACCTGGGAGCAGCTGCCAGCCAGTCTGTCAGGGGAAGATAACAAATACCTGTATTTCACAGCCGAAACCCCAGGTTTCTCTTCCTTTGCAATAACAGGTAAGGCAAGCGCCTCTCAGGAAGAAACTGCAGCTGAAATACAGTCAGAAGATGAGTCTGAAAACTCTGAAGAGAACACGGGGGACACAGGATCGGAAGTTGAGCAAGAAACTGAACAGGAAGAAGGTATGGGCATGCCAGGCTTTGAGATGCTTTATGGTGTGGCTGGTCTGCTTACATTATTCCTGTATAAGAAGAAATAA
- a CDS encoding methyltransferase domain-containing protein translates to MKQNSSRGILIKSWEAFERYAEKYDAWYEKYKPAYESELLALKTFIPENPGILKTLEIGAGTGRFAVPLGIRYGLEPAGSMAKIAEKRGMQVVLGVAEFLPFKRQSFDLILIVAALSLFKDPEKALCEAAGVLKPGGQIIIGILDRNSLHGYFYESRKKEGRFSSEAKFLSTAEVSGWLIELGFEEIKACQTLFKHPEKIERIELPQKGSGTGSFAAISARKTFCGFGD, encoded by the coding sequence ATAAAACAAAATTCATCGAGAGGGATTTTAATAAAATCCTGGGAAGCCTTCGAAAGATATGCAGAAAAATACGATGCTTGGTATGAAAAATATAAACCTGCATACGAATCCGAACTTCTTGCCCTGAAAACGTTCATCCCGGAAAATCCGGGAATTCTTAAAACCCTTGAAATCGGGGCTGGAACTGGCAGGTTTGCAGTTCCCCTCGGGATAAGGTATGGGCTTGAACCTGCAGGATCAATGGCAAAGATAGCAGAAAAAAGAGGTATGCAAGTCGTGCTTGGAGTTGCCGAGTTCCTGCCTTTCAAAAGACAGAGTTTTGACCTTATTTTGATAGTAGCTGCCCTTTCTCTTTTCAAAGACCCGGAAAAGGCACTTTGTGAAGCTGCAGGGGTCCTTAAGCCAGGCGGGCAAATCATCATAGGGATACTTGACAGAAACAGCCTTCATGGATATTTCTATGAATCGAGAAAAAAAGAGGGCAGGTTCTCTTCTGAGGCGAAATTTCTCTCGACTGCAGAAGTGTCAGGCTGGCTTATAGAACTTGGATTTGAAGAAATTAAGGCCTGCCAGACCCTTTTCAAGCATCCCGAGAAAATAGAACGGATAGAACTCCCACAAAAAGGATCAGGAACAGGGAGTTTTGCTGCGATCTCAGCCAGAAAAACATTTTGTGGATTCGGTGATTGA
- a CDS encoding molybdopterin dinucleotide binding domain-containing protein, whose product MDFGSFLKSPEIKIRIITYSDIFQDKAMVENRFGEEYRNLSAVIKMDPADLKQLNVKKGDTVVLKNSFGTIVVKAEESGYETPHRGIAYMPNSPWSNMLVSDGTGGTGVPKFKDISVTVTNAKGEKVTEIEF is encoded by the coding sequence ATGGATTTCGGATCTTTTCTTAAATCCCCTGAAATAAAGATCAGGATCATAACCTACAGTGATATCTTTCAGGACAAAGCGATGGTTGAAAACCGTTTTGGAGAAGAGTACAGGAACCTTTCTGCCGTAATAAAAATGGACCCTGCAGACCTCAAGCAGTTGAACGTGAAAAAAGGCGACACCGTAGTCCTGAAAAACTCCTTCGGAACGATTGTGGTCAAAGCTGAGGAGTCCGGATACGAAACCCCTCATAGGGGCATTGCGTATATGCCTAACAGCCCCTGGTCCAATATGCTGGTCTCGGACGGAACGGGCGGCACCGGGGTCCCCAAATTCAAAGACATTTCCGTAACCGTTACCAACGCAAAAGGAGAAAAAGTAACCGAAATCGAGTTTTAA